A genome region from Eurosta solidaginis isolate ZX-2024a chromosome 2, ASM4086904v1, whole genome shotgun sequence includes the following:
- the LOC137242046 gene encoding uncharacterized protein, translated as MSSHYTNVPVEGEESAIYPGNEVVILTQEEQCIPSSMGQTQGYTENITENKPYSEHLLEVIVNQNKELIEENKKFREVNNKIYEHFAEEFVGLKRSIDKTLAAFKRQRTLCSKLPNLPFNDVNEILDFEKILRNDEEMRQELITKFARQPTDDLKKFIVANLKYIVTNISKTKECCQL; from the exons ATGAGTAGCCATTACACAAATGTCCCCGTAGAAGGTGAAGAAAGTG CTATTTACCCCGGCAATGAAGTAGTAATATTAACACAAGAGGAGCAATGCATTCCTTCTTCAATGGGGCAAACTCAAGGATATACGGAGAATATCACTGAGAACAAACCAT ATAGCGAACATTTGTTAGAAGTTATTGTAAATCAAAATAAGGAGCtgatagaagaaaataaaaaatttcgcgaagtcaacaataaaatttatgaacaCTTTGCAGAAGAATTTGTCGGTTTAAAACGATCAATAGACAAAACTTTAGCTGCCTTTAAACGCCAACGCACTTTATGTTCCAAGCTGCCAAACCTTCCCTTCAACGATGTGAATGAAATATtggattttgaaaaaattttgcgaAACGATGAAGAAATGCGACAGGAATTG ATAACGAAGTTCGCTAGACAACCGACAGATGACCTCAAAAAATTTATCGTTGCGAACTtgaaatatattgttacgaatattagcaaaactaaggagtgctgccagctctaa